Proteins from one Streptomyces sp. NBC_00390 genomic window:
- a CDS encoding selina-4(15),7(11)-diene synthase, producing the protein MRPALAVPPIYAPIPPAVHPNHAAIDARTAAWADTFNIGSPEWRSRLVTQDIGVFAARILPEGQEEVVSLLSDFVIWLFGVDDGYCEEGNLGDKPGELAAALQRLLRIAQNPEAPMLTDDPLAEGLRDLTLRVSRCGTALQAGRWVDTLREYFFAVVWEAENRAAGRVPGLNDYALMRLYDGATSVVQPFLEMGYGFELQPHDRDSKAVRAASEMTSFITTWDNDIYSHHKESRGTNYYVNVIRVLEHEYALSPDQALTKAIAQRDRVMCLFLSLRAKLDDEGSPQVRRYLSNLASFIRATQDWSVSSLRYTTPDDPAALSSSFSDRPTDDSSDPLDIPSVSWWWDLVPASRTAPLEQSRTPRRPRRAPQ; encoded by the coding sequence GTGAGGCCTGCACTGGCAGTTCCCCCCATATACGCTCCCATCCCTCCCGCCGTGCACCCGAACCACGCAGCAATCGACGCCCGGACCGCCGCCTGGGCCGACACCTTCAACATCGGATCACCCGAGTGGCGAAGCCGCCTCGTCACCCAGGACATCGGCGTGTTCGCCGCCCGCATCCTTCCGGAGGGGCAGGAGGAGGTCGTCTCCCTTCTCTCCGACTTCGTCATCTGGCTCTTCGGCGTGGACGACGGCTACTGCGAGGAAGGCAATCTCGGCGACAAGCCGGGCGAGCTGGCAGCGGCCCTCCAGCGGCTGCTGCGCATTGCGCAGAACCCCGAGGCTCCCATGCTCACGGACGATCCCCTCGCCGAGGGACTGAGGGACCTCACGCTGCGGGTCTCCCGCTGCGGAACCGCTCTCCAGGCCGGGCGCTGGGTGGACACTCTGCGCGAGTACTTCTTCGCCGTGGTGTGGGAGGCCGAGAACCGGGCCGCGGGCCGGGTCCCCGGGCTGAACGACTACGCACTGATGCGCCTCTACGACGGCGCGACATCCGTGGTGCAGCCGTTCCTGGAGATGGGCTACGGATTCGAGCTCCAGCCTCACGACCGGGACAGCAAAGCAGTGCGCGCCGCCTCCGAGATGACGTCGTTCATCACCACGTGGGACAACGACATCTACTCCCACCACAAGGAGAGCCGCGGAACGAACTACTACGTCAACGTGATCCGCGTCCTGGAGCACGAGTACGCATTGAGCCCGGACCAGGCTCTGACCAAGGCCATAGCCCAACGCGACCGGGTGATGTGCCTCTTCCTGAGCCTGCGCGCGAAGCTGGACGACGAGGGCAGCCCCCAGGTGCGGCGGTACCTGAGTAACCTCGCCTCCTTCATCCGGGCGACCCAGGACTGGAGCGTCAGCTCCCTGCGCTACACCACTCCCGACGACCCGGCCGCCCTTTCCTCGTCGTTCTCCGACCGGCCGACCGACGACAGCTCCGACCCGCTGGACATCCCGTCGGTCTCCTGGTGGTGGGACCTGGTGCCTGCCTCCCGGACTGCCCCCCTGGAGCAGTCCCGCACTCCTCGCAGGCCTCGGCGCGCACCGCAGTAG